In Xylanibacter ruminicola 23, a single genomic region encodes these proteins:
- a CDS encoding uracil-DNA glycosylase family protein produces MSEIIESHPFEPFMPGHAKLLMLGTFPPAEKRWCMRFYYPNFINDMWRIFGICFFDNKQHFVLEQEKRFDLERIIPFLNEKGIAMYDTATRIRRTKDNASDKDLEIVEETDLDAMLRSLPCCEAVITAGQLATDVFCNHYGIKGPKVGEYAEFTLDDRVIRLYRMPSSSRAYPMKTERKAEFYNIVFKYLRL; encoded by the coding sequence ATGAGCGAAATAATAGAATCACATCCCTTCGAGCCTTTTATGCCTGGGCATGCTAAGCTATTGATGCTCGGCACTTTCCCTCCTGCTGAAAAGCGATGGTGTATGCGTTTCTATTACCCCAACTTCATCAACGACATGTGGCGTATCTTTGGCATCTGTTTCTTTGATAACAAGCAGCATTTTGTGTTGGAACAGGAGAAACGCTTTGATTTGGAACGGATTATCCCTTTCCTGAATGAAAAAGGAATTGCCATGTATGATACGGCCACCCGTATTCGCAGAACAAAGGATAATGCTTCGGATAAGGACTTGGAGATTGTAGAAGAGACCGATCTTGATGCCATGCTCAGAAGCTTGCCTTGCTGCGAGGCTGTGATAACAGCAGGCCAGTTGGCCACCGACGTTTTTTGTAACCATTATGGTATTAAAGGCCCTAAAGTTGGCGAATATGCAGAGTTTACACTTGACGACAGGGTGATACGACTCTATCGTATGCCAAGCAGTTCGAGGGCTTACCCCATGAAAACAGAGCGTAAAGCAGAATTTTATAACATCGTATTTAAATACTTAAGATTATGA
- a CDS encoding DNA-directed RNA polymerase subunit omega: MDYKKSKAPVNTVTRNIMDLCEDTGNIYESVAIIGKRANQISLQIKDDLSKKLAEFASYNDSLEEVFENREQIEISRYYEKLPKPSLLATQEFIEDKVYWRDPSRENQNQED, encoded by the coding sequence ATGGATTATAAGAAGTCAAAAGCACCGGTTAACACCGTAACACGTAACATTATGGATCTGTGTGAGGACACAGGTAACATCTACGAGAGTGTAGCTATCATTGGCAAGCGCGCCAATCAGATCAGTCTGCAGATTAAGGACGATCTCTCTAAGAAGCTGGCTGAGTTCGCTTCATATAACGATTCACTCGAGGAGGTATTCGAGAATCGTGAGCAGATCGAGATTTCTCGTTACTACGAAAAGCTGCCAAAACCAAGTCTTCTGGCTACTCAGGAGTTTATTGAGGATAAGGTTTACTGGCGTGATCCTTCTCGCGAGAACCAGAACCAGGAAGATTAA
- a CDS encoding response regulator gives MQRRLRLSAIFTNITHELLTPLSVISASVDKLRDTEPQYSHEYDLMQFNIQRMVRLLQQILETSKSDAGQLRLLVAQGDVMKYIRQTAECLEPLIAKKDMKFSINCQPESMMGWIDTDKLDKIIYNLLSNAAKYGKEGGTVSISAITNDKYDEVEIKVSDDGDGISAKQMKHLFKRFHDGDYRQHQTNGTGLGLSLTQDLVYLNRGTITCHSEEGKGTEFIVRLPIKKEAFAPDQIDEKHKIDFNIPKNTIVDINTIVPDVNADPEDPIEDGYKLLVVEDNLELLMLMQQLLKTTYHVYIARNGAEAIKVIHEKELDLIISDVMMPEMDGIELTKAVKADPNYNHLPIILLTAKTQEEDEKEALQSGADEYLRKPFRLGDLKLRIDNIIENRKRMQTEFSQFSAEEEIKHIAKAPSPDEAFVNQVLANIHKHIDDESYDRDALAADMGTSASTLYNKLRSITGMNVSAFIRDVRMKEARRLGMENPNLRVSDLAYSVGFHDPRYFATCFKKQFGIQPKEFLESLLNSKQKGPGR, from the coding sequence GTGCAAAGAAGATTACGACTCAGCGCCATATTTACAAATATTACGCACGAGCTTCTAACTCCCCTATCAGTCATCTCGGCCTCTGTCGACAAGTTGCGCGACACCGAACCGCAGTACAGCCATGAATACGACTTGATGCAATTCAACATTCAGCGCATGGTGAGACTGTTACAGCAGATTCTGGAAACCAGCAAATCTGATGCGGGCCAGCTACGGTTGCTGGTTGCTCAGGGCGATGTAATGAAGTATATACGCCAAACCGCCGAATGCTTGGAGCCACTTATTGCCAAGAAAGACATGAAGTTCAGTATCAACTGTCAGCCAGAAAGCATGATGGGCTGGATTGATACCGACAAGTTGGATAAGATTATCTATAACTTATTATCTAACGCAGCCAAATATGGCAAAGAAGGTGGCACCGTGTCGATCAGCGCCATCACCAACGATAAATACGACGAGGTAGAAATCAAGGTGAGCGACGATGGCGATGGTATCTCTGCCAAACAGATGAAACACCTGTTTAAACGCTTTCATGATGGCGATTACCGACAGCATCAGACAAATGGAACTGGGTTAGGTCTGTCGTTAACGCAGGATCTGGTTTATCTGAACAGAGGAACCATCACCTGCCACAGCGAAGAGGGAAAGGGCACAGAGTTTATCGTCAGACTCCCTATCAAGAAAGAAGCCTTTGCACCTGATCAGATTGACGAAAAGCATAAGATTGATTTCAATATTCCTAAGAACACCATCGTAGATATCAATACCATCGTACCAGATGTGAATGCAGATCCAGAAGATCCTATTGAGGATGGCTATAAATTATTGGTAGTAGAGGACAATCTGGAATTACTGATGCTGATGCAGCAACTGCTAAAGACCACCTATCATGTTTACATAGCCCGCAATGGTGCCGAGGCTATAAAAGTGATACATGAAAAAGAGCTCGATCTGATTATATCAGATGTGATGATGCCCGAGATGGATGGTATCGAACTGACCAAAGCCGTAAAAGCCGACCCTAACTATAATCACCTGCCCATCATCCTGCTGACAGCCAAGACACAGGAGGAAGACGAGAAGGAAGCATTGCAAAGTGGAGCCGACGAATATCTGAGAAAGCCATTCCGCTTAGGCGATCTGAAACTACGCATCGATAACATCATCGAGAATCGTAAACGCATGCAGACAGAATTCAGTCAGTTCAGTGCTGAGGAAGAAATAAAACACATTGCCAAAGCCCCAAGTCCCGACGAAGCTTTTGTTAATCAGGTTCTGGCAAACATCCATAAACACATCGACGACGAATCTTATGATCGCGATGCATTAGCTGCCGACATGGGCACCAGCGCTTCCACCTTATATAATAAGTTACGCTCTATCACTGGCATGAATGTATCGGCTTTTATTCGTGATGTAAGAATGAAAGAGGCCCGACGCCTGGGCATGGAGAACCCCAACCTGCGTGTCAGCGATTTGGCTTATAGCGTTGGATTCCATGATCCACGCTACTTTGCTACTTGCTTTAAGAAACAGTTTGGCATTCAGCCGAAGGAGTTCTTGGAGAGTTTGCTGAACTCAAAACAAAAAGGGCCAGGAAGGTAA
- the trxB gene encoding thioredoxin-disulfide reductase, with protein sequence MEHTKCLIIGSGPAGYTAAIYASRANLSPIEYSGMQPGGQLTQTTEVENFPGYPQGVDGNQMMMDLLEQAQRFGTDIRNGEIVKVDFSKAPYVCTADDGTEIEADTVIIATGASAKYLGLDDERKYNGQGVSACATCDGFFYRKKTVAVVGGGDTACEDALYLAGLAKKVYLIVRKPFLRASQVMQQRVKENGNIEILFEHNTLGLYGENGVEGAHLVKRKGEADEELVDIAIDGFFLAIGHKPNTDIFKEWLDMDETGYLKKIDGTPKTKVPGVFVAGDCADPVYRQAISAAGSGCQAAIEAERFLLNK encoded by the coding sequence ATGGAACATACTAAGTGTTTAATTATCGGTAGTGGCCCTGCTGGATATACAGCTGCCATTTACGCCTCGCGTGCCAACTTGAGTCCAATCGAGTATAGCGGCATGCAGCCTGGCGGACAGCTCACTCAGACCACTGAGGTTGAGAATTTCCCTGGCTATCCTCAGGGTGTTGACGGCAACCAGATGATGATGGACCTGCTGGAGCAGGCTCAGCGCTTTGGAACCGATATCCGTAACGGCGAGATTGTGAAGGTCGACTTCTCAAAGGCCCCCTACGTTTGCACAGCCGACGACGGCACAGAGATTGAGGCCGACACCGTGATTATCGCTACAGGCGCCTCAGCCAAGTACTTAGGTCTCGACGATGAGCGCAAGTATAACGGACAGGGCGTATCAGCCTGCGCTACCTGCGACGGATTCTTCTATCGCAAGAAGACAGTTGCCGTAGTTGGTGGTGGCGATACAGCTTGCGAGGATGCCCTTTACCTGGCAGGATTGGCCAAGAAGGTGTATCTGATTGTACGCAAGCCATTCCTTCGCGCCTCACAGGTGATGCAGCAGCGTGTGAAGGAGAACGGGAACATCGAGATTCTGTTCGAACATAACACCCTTGGTCTTTATGGCGAGAATGGTGTCGAAGGTGCCCATCTGGTTAAGCGTAAGGGCGAAGCCGATGAGGAACTGGTTGACATTGCTATCGACGGCTTCTTCCTGGCTATTGGCCATAAGCCCAATACCGACATCTTTAAGGAGTGGCTGGATATGGACGAAACAGGCTATCTGAAGAAGATTGACGGAACACCTAAGACCAAGGTTCCTGGTGTATTCGTAGCTGGCGACTGCGCCGACCCTGTATATCGTCAGGCTATCTCTGCTGCAGGTTCAGGTTGCCAGGCGGCTATCGAGGCTGAGAGATTCTTGTTGAATAAGTAA
- a CDS encoding endonuclease/exonuclease/phosphatase family protein, whose translation MRKFQFLTFLLLLVLVGCQAKNKKEQQVYGIGFYNLENLFDTTHDEGKNDYEFLPEGSFKWDAEKYKCKLHNMARVLADMGTDKLPEVGCAAIGVAEVENAKCLTDLCNQPALKARNFKFVHIEGPDQRGIDCALLYNPQLFKVNHVKLVPYIYNRPEDAGRATRGFLVVSGTMAKEHVTIIVNHLPSRGAPSYAREDGGSQLRVVKDSLQKDDPKVKLFIMGDMNDDPNDASMAKCLGARREMSEVEEGGLYNPWWNMLASGQGTLQFQGAWNLFDQIILSSNLLNKSGKEDYSTLKLFDYQVFRRDYLIQQEGAYRGNTLRTTAGGKWQNGYSDHLPTLVYLKKN comes from the coding sequence ATGCGTAAATTTCAGTTTTTAACGTTTTTATTACTCCTTGTTTTGGTGGGATGCCAAGCCAAGAATAAAAAGGAGCAACAAGTGTATGGCATTGGTTTTTATAATCTTGAGAATCTTTTTGATACCACTCACGACGAAGGTAAGAACGATTATGAGTTCCTGCCTGAGGGTTCGTTTAAGTGGGACGCCGAGAAATATAAGTGCAAGTTGCATAACATGGCTCGCGTGCTGGCCGATATGGGTACCGATAAGTTGCCCGAGGTTGGTTGTGCTGCTATTGGTGTGGCAGAGGTTGAGAATGCCAAGTGCTTGACCGATCTATGCAATCAGCCAGCTTTGAAGGCTCGCAACTTTAAGTTCGTGCATATCGAAGGTCCCGATCAGCGTGGTATTGATTGTGCTTTGCTTTACAATCCCCAGCTTTTTAAGGTTAATCATGTAAAGCTTGTACCTTATATATATAATAGACCAGAGGATGCCGGTCGTGCTACTCGTGGTTTCCTGGTGGTTAGTGGTACGATGGCCAAAGAGCATGTTACTATTATCGTTAATCATCTGCCATCGCGTGGTGCACCATCGTATGCCCGTGAGGATGGTGGTTCGCAGTTGCGTGTAGTAAAAGACTCGTTGCAGAAGGATGATCCCAAGGTAAAGCTGTTTATCATGGGTGATATGAACGATGACCCCAACGATGCATCGATGGCAAAATGCCTGGGTGCCAGACGCGAAATGAGTGAAGTAGAGGAGGGAGGACTTTATAATCCTTGGTGGAATATGTTGGCCTCTGGTCAGGGCACACTTCAGTTTCAGGGGGCATGGAATCTCTTCGATCAGATTATCCTCTCGTCGAATCTGCTCAATAAGTCAGGTAAGGAGGATTACTCTACATTGAAACTCTTTGATTATCAGGTGTTCCGTCGCGATTACCTGATTCAGCAGGAAGGCGCGTATCGTGGCAATACACTACGTACCACCGCAGGTGGCAAATGGCAGAACGGCTATAGCGATCACTTACCCACTTTGGTTTATTTGAAGAAGAACTGA
- a CDS encoding DUF4293 domain-containing protein: MIQRKQTLYLLAAIIMTVICLCMQIGSFKLGGISVAKVYNLWYTDPIGKHHFDTWPLMAVLLPTAVIATYTIFIYNNRKMQALFCLFNVLFIIGWYVVFFVVGQMVGDKSWGAVVFRPSWPAVFPAISLILYLMARRAILADEKLVRSMDRIR, translated from the coding sequence ATGATACAGCGTAAGCAGACATTATATCTTTTGGCGGCCATTATTATGACCGTCATTTGTCTTTGTATGCAGATAGGCTCATTCAAGTTGGGTGGTATCTCTGTGGCAAAGGTGTATAACCTTTGGTACACCGACCCCATTGGCAAGCATCATTTTGATACCTGGCCCTTGATGGCTGTACTGCTGCCTACAGCGGTAATCGCTACCTACACCATATTTATATATAACAACCGTAAGATGCAGGCTTTGTTCTGCTTGTTCAATGTGTTGTTTATCATTGGTTGGTATGTGGTATTCTTTGTTGTAGGTCAGATGGTGGGCGATAAGTCGTGGGGAGCTGTTGTTTTCCGTCCCTCTTGGCCAGCTGTATTCCCAGCTATCTCGCTGATACTCTACTTGATGGCTCGCCGAGCTATCCTGGCAGATGAAAAGCTGGTTCGCTCGATGGATAGAATCCGATAA
- a CDS encoding TrpB-like pyridoxal phosphate-dependent enzyme, whose product MSKQKKFILQESEIPTQWYNIQADMPTKPMPPIHPATKQPLGVDDLAHIFPRECCVQELDTEHRWIDIPEEVLEKYKFYRSTPLVRAYALEEALGTPAHIYFKNESTNPLGSHKINSAIPQCYYAKQEGTTNVTTETGAGQWGAALSYAAKIYGLDCAVYQVKITMQQKPYRSSIMRTFGAVVEGSPSMSTRAGKDILTKDPTHSGSLGTAISEAVELATTTPNCKYTLGSVLNHVGLHQTIIGLEAEKQMEMAGEYPDIVIACFGGGSNFGGIAFPFMRHNLCDGKKTEFIAAEPDSCPKLTRGQFRYDFGDEAGYTPLLPMFTLGHNFKPSNIHAGGLRYHGAGMIVSQLLKDGLMRGVDIPQLETFEAGMLFARTEGIIPAPESCHAIAATIREAKKCKETGEEKVILFNLSGHGLIDMPSYDSFIKGDLQNYTVTDEMIAANLAELDKQ is encoded by the coding sequence ATGTCTAAACAAAAAAAATTCATCCTCCAAGAGAGTGAGATTCCCACACAGTGGTACAACATTCAGGCTGACATGCCAACCAAACCAATGCCTCCCATCCATCCTGCAACCAAGCAGCCTCTGGGTGTAGACGATCTGGCACACATCTTCCCTCGTGAGTGCTGTGTACAGGAGCTTGATACAGAGCATCGCTGGATAGATATTCCAGAAGAGGTGCTCGAGAAGTACAAGTTCTATCGTTCAACTCCATTGGTTCGTGCCTATGCGCTCGAGGAGGCTTTGGGAACACCTGCCCATATCTACTTTAAAAACGAGAGTACCAACCCATTGGGTTCACATAAAATCAACTCTGCCATTCCTCAGTGCTACTACGCCAAGCAGGAAGGCACCACTAACGTAACCACCGAAACCGGTGCCGGACAGTGGGGAGCAGCCCTTTCATACGCTGCAAAAATCTACGGTCTCGACTGCGCTGTTTATCAGGTAAAGATTACCATGCAGCAGAAGCCATACCGCTCAAGCATTATGCGTACCTTTGGTGCTGTGGTCGAGGGTTCACCTTCGATGTCAACCCGCGCCGGTAAGGACATCCTCACTAAGGATCCTACCCATTCAGGTTCATTAGGTACAGCCATCTCTGAGGCTGTTGAGCTGGCTACTACCACTCCAAACTGTAAGTACACCTTAGGTTCGGTATTAAACCACGTAGGTTTGCATCAGACCATCATCGGTCTTGAGGCCGAGAAGCAGATGGAGATGGCTGGCGAGTATCCTGATATCGTGATTGCTTGCTTTGGTGGAGGTTCTAACTTCGGTGGTATCGCCTTCCCATTCATGCGCCACAACCTGTGCGATGGCAAGAAGACCGAGTTTATCGCTGCCGAGCCCGACAGCTGTCCTAAGCTCACACGTGGTCAGTTCCGCTACGACTTTGGCGACGAGGCTGGTTACACCCCATTGCTGCCTATGTTCACACTGGGTCATAACTTCAAGCCAAGCAACATCCACGCTGGTGGTCTGCGTTATCATGGTGCTGGTATGATTGTAAGTCAGCTGTTGAAGGACGGACTGATGCGTGGTGTTGATATCCCACAGCTTGAGACCTTCGAGGCTGGTATGCTATTTGCACGCACCGAGGGTATCATCCCTGCTCCTGAGAGCTGTCACGCTATTGCAGCCACCATCCGCGAGGCTAAGAAGTGCAAGGAAACTGGCGAGGAGAAGGTGATTCTCTTCAACCTCTCAGGTCATGGTCTGATTGATATGCCAAGCTACGACTCATTCATCAAGGGCGACCTGCAGAACTACACCGTTACTGATGAGATGATTGCCGCTAACCTGGCCGAACTGGATAAGCAGTAA
- a CDS encoding type B 50S ribosomal protein L31, with translation MKKGIHPENYRPVVFKDMSNGDMFLTKSTAKTNDTVEFEGETYPVVKVEISSTSHPFYTGKSKLVDTAGRVDKFMSRYGKAAKK, from the coding sequence ATGAAAAAAGGTATTCATCCAGAAAACTATCGCCCCGTCGTATTCAAGGATATGTCCAACGGCGATATGTTCCTTACGAAGTCTACTGCAAAGACAAATGACACTGTAGAGTTCGAAGGCGAAACTTACCCAGTGGTAAAAGTCGAAATTTCAAGCACCTCTCACCCATTCTACACAGGTAAGAGCAAGCTCGTTGACACTGCAGGACGTGTTGATAAGTTCATGAGCCGCTACGGTAAGGCTGCGAAGAAGTAA
- a CDS encoding sodium:solute symporter: MWMIAIILGYFAVLFAISRLTARRATNDTFFRGNRQSPWYMVAFGMVGASISGVTFVSVPGMVTSIDMTYMQTCLGFILGYFAVAFILLPLYYRLNLTTIYSYLGKRLGPRAYKTGASFFLLSKMTGAVVRFYVVCMILQQFVFDEMGIPFVVTVSAMVTLIWLYTRGGGIKTLVWTDTFQTICLFSALLLIIYKVVGELGMAIPEAVSAIAADEHSRMFVMDDWVSKQNFWKQFLSGVFIVIVMTGLDQDMMQKNLTCKTLKEAQKDMCTYGVAFVPANLLFLSLGVLLVMLGETGVSDTLLPGFVQRSGLSVLIPFTIGIVAASFSSADSALTSLTTSYCVDIRGRAGDEQLRKRAHLGISILFVLMILLFRLLNSTSVIDAIYTICGYTYGPLLGLFAFGMLTKRMPRDRYVPYICIASPLLCYAIDEITWHLAGYRFGYELLMMNGALTFLALFVLSSANSPRTPSAECQTVS, encoded by the coding sequence ATGTGGATGATTGCAATAATATTAGGCTATTTTGCAGTTTTGTTTGCCATCAGTCGACTAACTGCACGACGTGCTACTAACGATACCTTCTTTCGTGGTAATCGTCAGTCGCCATGGTATATGGTGGCTTTTGGTATGGTTGGTGCGTCGATATCTGGTGTAACCTTTGTATCGGTGCCTGGTATGGTAACCAGTATCGATATGACTTATATGCAAACCTGTCTGGGCTTTATTCTGGGTTATTTTGCAGTTGCATTCATCCTGCTTCCGCTCTACTATCGCTTGAATCTCACAACCATTTATTCCTATCTGGGAAAGCGATTAGGCCCTCGCGCCTATAAAACAGGTGCCTCGTTTTTCCTTTTGTCGAAGATGACGGGCGCTGTGGTGCGTTTCTATGTGGTTTGTATGATTCTGCAGCAGTTTGTGTTCGATGAGATGGGTATTCCGTTTGTGGTAACCGTATCGGCGATGGTGACCCTTATCTGGCTTTATACAAGGGGTGGAGGTATCAAAACACTGGTATGGACCGATACTTTCCAAACCATCTGTCTGTTCTCGGCCCTTCTCCTTATTATATATAAGGTGGTGGGCGAACTGGGAATGGCGATACCTGAGGCTGTTAGTGCGATAGCTGCCGACGAACATAGTCGTATGTTTGTGATGGACGACTGGGTTTCGAAGCAGAACTTCTGGAAACAGTTTCTGAGCGGTGTGTTTATAGTGATTGTGATGACCGGACTTGATCAGGATATGATGCAGAAGAACCTGACATGTAAAACGCTGAAAGAGGCTCAGAAGGATATGTGTACCTATGGTGTGGCTTTTGTGCCTGCTAATCTGCTGTTCTTGTCGTTGGGTGTTCTGCTGGTGATGCTGGGTGAAACGGGCGTATCAGATACTTTGCTGCCTGGATTTGTTCAGCGTAGCGGATTGTCGGTACTGATTCCTTTCACAATAGGTATTGTAGCAGCCTCGTTCTCGAGTGCCGATTCGGCTTTAACATCGCTTACCACCAGTTATTGCGTAGATATCAGGGGTAGGGCAGGCGACGAGCAGTTGCGTAAGCGTGCCCATCTGGGTATCAGCATCTTGTTTGTGTTGATGATTCTGCTGTTCAGACTGCTGAACTCAACAAGCGTGATTGATGCCATCTATACGATTTGTGGCTATACATACGGTCCGCTGTTGGGACTCTTTGCCTTTGGCATGCTTACCAAACGTATGCCACGCGATCGGTATGTGCCTTATATCTGCATCGCATCGCCTTTGCTTTGCTATGCTATTGATGAGATAACCTGGCATTTGGCTGGTTATCGGTTCGGTTATGAGTTGCTGATGATGAATGGTGCGCTTACCTTCCTGGCCCTTTTTGTTTTGAGTTCAGCAAACTCTCCAAGAACTCCTTCGGCTGAATGCCAAACTGTTTCTTAA
- a CDS encoding HdeD family acid-resistance protein, with protein sequence MKILQSSIFRAICAIAIGIMLIKYPDNTVNWITVAIGILFLLSGVISMVVYYNATKHVAEYKIMDENGQVIAGDKPTFPLVGLGSIILGLMLALTPTVFITALMYIIGAILVLGAINQYMALVRARRLGGIGFGYWIFPSFILLTGLYVMIKPMSPASMAMTILGWCSLLYGVTEIINSLKIHSNKRKAEKAQEIPVAEEVKDDDKKVTEVTTLP encoded by the coding sequence ATGAAGATATTACAAAGTTCCATTTTCCGTGCCATTTGCGCCATAGCCATTGGTATCATGCTGATTAAGTATCCTGATAATACTGTAAACTGGATTACAGTTGCTATAGGTATATTATTCCTGCTGTCGGGTGTTATCTCGATGGTGGTATATTACAATGCCACCAAGCATGTAGCCGAGTATAAGATTATGGACGAAAACGGACAGGTGATAGCTGGCGATAAACCAACATTCCCGCTTGTAGGTTTGGGTAGTATTATCCTAGGACTGATGTTGGCCCTCACGCCAACCGTATTTATTACAGCCCTGATGTACATCATCGGTGCTATACTGGTTCTGGGTGCTATCAATCAGTATATGGCATTGGTAAGAGCACGCCGACTGGGCGGTATCGGCTTTGGTTATTGGATATTCCCATCGTTCATTCTCCTCACTGGTCTTTATGTGATGATTAAACCCATGAGTCCTGCCAGCATGGCTATGACAATATTAGGTTGGTGCTCGCTGCTCTATGGTGTTACCGAGATTATCAACTCGCTGAAGATTCACTCTAACAAGCGTAAAGCCGAGAAGGCTCAGGAGATACCAGTAGCCGAGGAAGTGAAAGATGACGATAAAAAAGTTACGGAAGTGACTACACTCCCGTAA
- a CDS encoding histidine phosphatase family protein, whose product MTTLYLVRHGETVDNANQIMQGQTQGELNENGVQQARAFSEQWKNKEIDIILASDLKRSIDTARIIAEPHQLEVLTTPLLRERDWGSFTGRFIPDLKGEVWPDDIETLENLLSRAGEFIAYVKQTFPGKKVLAVGHGIINKAIQSFYYQKPMNEIQRMQNAEVRILEL is encoded by the coding sequence ATGACAACTTTATACTTAGTAAGACATGGCGAGACGGTAGATAACGCCAATCAGATTATGCAGGGACAAACTCAGGGCGAGTTGAACGAAAATGGTGTTCAGCAGGCTCGTGCGTTTAGTGAGCAGTGGAAGAATAAGGAGATTGATATTATATTGGCCAGCGATTTAAAACGCTCTATTGATACTGCCCGAATCATTGCCGAGCCACATCAGTTAGAGGTGCTTACTACGCCTTTGCTTCGTGAACGCGATTGGGGAAGCTTTACCGGGCGCTTTATTCCTGATTTGAAAGGCGAGGTTTGGCCTGATGATATCGAGACATTAGAAAACCTTCTTTCCAGGGCGGGCGAATTCATCGCGTATGTCAAGCAGACATTCCCCGGAAAGAAGGTGTTGGCCGTAGGCCATGGCATCATCAACAAAGCTATACAATCATTTTACTATCAAAAGCCAATGAACGAAATTCAAAGGATGCAGAACGCCGAGGTCCGCATCCTTGAGTTGTAA
- a CDS encoding glutathione peroxidase: MKTVYDFTVKDRKGKDVSLKEYANEVLLIVNTATKCGFTPQYEELEKLYEQYHSQGFEILDFPCNQFGQQAPGTDESIHEFCKLNFGTEFPRFKKIKVNGDDADPLYKFLQEQKGFAGWDMSHKIAPILDDMLSKEDPDYKQKADIKWNFTKFLINKKGQVVARFEPTENIENIAKQIEELLK; this comes from the coding sequence ATGAAAACAGTTTATGACTTCACTGTCAAGGACAGAAAAGGAAAAGACGTATCTCTGAAAGAATACGCCAACGAGGTGTTGCTGATTGTAAACACAGCAACTAAGTGTGGATTCACGCCACAGTACGAGGAACTGGAGAAACTCTATGAGCAGTACCACAGTCAGGGTTTCGAGATTCTCGACTTCCCCTGCAACCAGTTCGGACAGCAGGCACCTGGTACCGATGAGAGTATCCACGAGTTCTGCAAGCTGAACTTTGGTACTGAGTTCCCACGCTTTAAGAAGATTAAGGTAAATGGCGACGACGCCGATCCTCTGTATAAGTTCCTTCAGGAGCAGAAAGGCTTTGCCGGTTGGGATATGAGCCACAAGATTGCCCCTATCCTCGACGACATGCTCTCGAAAGAGGATCCTGACTACAAGCAGAAAGCTGATATTAAGTGGAATTTCACAAAGTTCCTGATTAACAAGAAGGGACAGGTTGTTGCTCGTTTTGAGCCTACTGAGAATATTGAGAATATTGCCAAGCAGATTGAAGAGCTGCTTAAGTAA
- the udk gene encoding uridine kinase — MTIIGIAGGTGSGKTTVVKRISKALPPHCAAVVPLDSYYNDTTGMTPEERKAINFDHPDAFDWKLLTEHIKKLKNGEAIEQPTYSYIESNRQKETIHVEPKPVIIIEGIMALHHKKLRDMMDLKIFVDTDSDVRLIRNIRRDVVERGRTVEMVLDRYEKVLKPMHEQFIEPTKKFADLIVPWGGDNRTGIHILKTYIEGIVTGV, encoded by the coding sequence ATGACAATCATTGGAATTGCAGGCGGTACCGGTTCGGGTAAGACTACCGTAGTTAAGAGAATATCCAAGGCTCTGCCTCCTCATTGTGCAGCAGTTGTTCCCCTCGACTCGTATTATAACGATACAACGGGTATGACTCCTGAGGAACGTAAGGCTATCAACTTCGACCATCCAGACGCTTTCGACTGGAAGTTGCTCACCGAGCATATCAAGAAGTTGAAGAATGGCGAGGCTATTGAGCAGCCCACATATTCGTATATCGAGAGTAACCGACAGAAGGAGACTATCCACGTAGAGCCAAAGCCTGTGATTATTATCGAGGGCATTATGGCCTTGCATCACAAGAAACTACGTGATATGATGGACTTGAAGATATTTGTAGATACTGATAGTGATGTACGTTTGATCCGTAACATCCGTCGCGATGTGGTAGAGCGTGGACGAACTGTAGAAATGGTACTGGATCGCTACGAAAAGGTGCTGAAGCCCATGCACGAACAATTCATCGAGCCAACAAAGAAGTTTGCCGACCTGATTGTTCCCTGGGGTGGAGATAACCGCACGGGTATCCACATCCTTAAGACATATATCGAAGGAATCGTTACGGGAGTGTAG